Proteins encoded within one genomic window of Aedes albopictus strain Foshan unplaced genomic scaffold, AalbF5 HiC_scaffold_32, whole genome shotgun sequence:
- the LOC115263125 gene encoding ficolin-1, which translates to MRAFETILLILPIICTSAQSGFGYEILVAKFEALEDRILNFEIGLQNNISSFVTELRQLRDLVKTQQNHQQIYESCDKVPSKVSGVYNIQIGPQETKRVFCDQKYDGGGWAVIQRRFDGSVNFYREWAEYKRGFGNMDGGEFWLGLDIIHQLTYSGPHELVVLLEDFEGNSTHAKLERFEVAGEHEAYKVTMAQGFSGTAGDSITGTKSYQFSTFDKDNDIHTTNCAVDYHGAWWYSKCHGSNLNGKYLKGTTTEYATGMVWKTFRGYYYALKSSKMMIRKVGIK; encoded by the exons ATGCGTGCTTTCGAAACCATCCTGCTTATTCTACCAATAATTTGCACTTCTGCTCAGAGTGGTTTTGGCTACGAGATACTTGTTGCAAAATTTGAAGCATTAGAGGACCGCATTCTCAATTTTGAGATCGGACTTCAGAATAACATTTCCTCGTTCGTGACGGAGTTGAGGCAGCTGCGTGACCTCGTTAAAACACAACAAAACCATCAACAAATTTACGAATCATGCGATAAGGTGCCATCGAAGGTTTCCGGCGTGTACAACATACAAATCGGTCCCCAGGAGACGAAACGCGTTTTTTGTGACCAAAAGTACGACGGCGGTGGATGGGCTGTGATCCAGCGGCGCTTCGATGGCTCTGTTAATTTCTATCGCGAATGGGCTGAATACAAACGAGGCTTCGGCAACATGGATGGTGGAGAGTTTTGGCTCGGATTGGACATCATCCACCAACTGACATACTCTGGACCACATGAGCTAGTGGTCCTGCTGGAGGATTTCGAAGGGAACTCAACCCACGCGAAGCTCGAGAGGTTTGAAGTGGCGGGTGAGCATGAGGCGTACAAGGTGACTATGGCACAAGGATTTAGTGGAACGGCGGGTGACTCAATAACGGGCACAAAAAGTTATCAATTCAGTACGTTCGACAAAGATAACGATATTCATACTACTAACTGTGCAGTTGATTATCATGGTGCATGGTGGTACTCCAAATGCCACGGCAG caatttgaatggaaaatactTGAAAGGAACTACGACTGAATATGCTACAGGAATGGTGTGGAAGACTTTTCGTGGATATTATTATGCCCTTAAATCTTCCAAGATGATGATCCGAAAAGTTGGGATTAAATAA